The Plasmodium knowlesi strain H genome assembly, chromosome: 5 genome has a window encoding:
- a CDS encoding protein transport protein GOT1, putative encodes MLDENKTAGLLLFFLGIASGFIGVFLFFDKFFLCMSNVFFLLGLYFLVGATKIVRFFMNPKKIGGTASFLFGFCLIVMSRTFIGFLFQGYGIYKLFFSFLPNIVNFVKYSPLSFILEIPGIKHLADYIMNNKRLPI; translated from the coding sequence atgttagatGAAAACAAAACGGCAGGACTGCTACTCTTCTTCTTAGGAATAGCATCAGGATTTATTGGAGtgtttctattttttgataaattttttttgtgtatgtctaatgtcttttttttattgggtttatattttttagtgGGGGCAACAAAAATCGTGCGCTTCTTTATGAACCCGAAAAAAATTGGGGGGACTGCTAGTTTCCTCTTTGGCTTCTGTCTTATCGTTATGAGTAGGACATTTATTGGCTTTCTATTTCAAGGCTatggtatatataaattatttttttccttcttgccTAATATTGTTAATTTTGTGAAATACTCCCCCCTCAGTTTTATTCTGGAAATTCCGGGCATAAAGCACCTCGCTGATTACATCATGAATAATAAACGCCTGCCCATTTAA
- a CDS encoding ran-binding protein 1-like protein, with protein MEDDKNDYNPEEEVTTGNWNTPKIELKEVEIKTGEEDESLFWSGRSKLYRWVEGEWKERGLGESKLLLHKKKGIIRFLLRQEKTLKVVANHYIYPNKSYCKLVPNAGSEKIYAWTVKDFAEEPKIEQFALKFNTAEAAKLFKQKFDEAGQVNLKLLDDNGQLKSKVAEDKKEDKKEDKKEEKEEEKKEEKKEEKKEEKKEEKKEEKKEEKEDDKKDDKKEDKKEEKKEEKKEEEKEEEKKDDKKEEKKEEKKEEKKEEEKSKDNSKSGDEEKEKEKKKEEEENIKREN; from the exons ATGGAAGATGACAAAAACGATTACAATCCCGAAGAGGAAGTCACAACTGGAAATTGGAACACCCCCaag ATTGAATTGAAAGaagtagaaataaaaacaggTGAAGAGGATGAAAGCCTGTTCTGGTCAGGGAGGTCTAAATTGTACAGGTGGGTAGAAGGCGAGTGGAAGGAACGAGGACTAGGGGAATCCAAACTGTTGTTacacaagaaaaaaggaatcatcAGGTTTCTACTAAGACAAGAGAAAACACTGAAGGTTGTGGCTAATCACTATATCTACCCCAATAAGTCCTACTGCAAACTCGTGCCCAACGcaggaagtgaaaaaatctACGCATGGACAGTGAAAGATTTTGCAGAGGAACCGAAAATCGAGCAATTTGCCTTAAAATTCAACACGGCGGAGGCGGCCAAGTTGTTCAAGCAAAAGTTCGATGAGGCGGGCCAAGTGAATTTGAAGTTGCTCGATGATAACGGACAGCTGAAGAGCAAGGTCGCAGAGGATAAGAAGGaggacaaaaaggaggataagaaagaagagaaggaagaagagaagaaggaagagaaaaaggaagagaagaaggaagaaaaaaaggaagaaaaaaaggaagagaagaaggaagagaaagaggaCGACAAGAAGGACgacaaaaaggaggataagaaggaagaaaagaaggaagaaaagaaggaagaagagaaggaagaagagaaaaaggacgacaaaaaggaagagaagaaagaagagaaaaaggaagagaaaaaagaggaggaaaaatccaAGGACAATTCCAAAAGTGGggatgaggaaaaggaaaaggagaaaaagaaggaggaggaagagaacaTCAAGCGAGAAAACTGA
- a CDS encoding apical merozoite protein, putative, whose translation MMNVFVCLSFILVISIFLQSNPAKCNELNISEKGKMLYDYFFTPKVRGPKDGGTDQDVHTGDKHLSYTTSEAQIRHHEQVHIGGMKNNDHKKELKEHMDQLKMLHKSLKDKDKNAHDPELKVSGGESVHNTDGTLGDTHANGEETSDDSLAKYVQEEIRKNEKLNNEKKSYDEINILEDNSKKLQNDIHTWLQSVKNISEKTNKLKDIKTQLLNNIASLNETLTEEIENIKEIKKLQMEQNQIFSENWLYFLPSTFDNLASHGQDGNFQVLNYLEKFNRRDGLHVSGEKANLEQPSGTLANEGNVRKQNAHTDGGVKSSDFHSFCNVIVLLAVVTFLLS comes from the coding sequence atgaTGAATGTTTTCGTTTGTCTCTCGTTCATTCTGGTTATAAGCATATTCCTCCAGAGCAACCCGGCCAAATGCAACGAATTAAATATAagtgaaaaggggaagatgtTGTACGATTAtttctttacccctaagGTAAGGGGCCCAAAGGATGGGGGTACGGACCAGGATGTCCACACAGGGGATAAGCACCTGTCGTACACAACATCGGAAGCACAAATTAGGCACCACGAACAAGTGCACATAggaggaatgaaaaataatgacCACAAAAAGGAACTGAAAGAGCATATGGATCAGCTAAAAATGCTACATAAGAGTTTAAAAGACAAGgacaaaaatgcacacgATCCTGAGTTGAAAGTAAGTGGAGGCGAAAGTGTGCACAATACTGATGGCACACTGGGGGATACCCATGCTAATGGAGAGGAAACGAGTGATGACAGCCTGGCGAAATATGTGCAAGaagaaataaggaaaaacgaGAAattaaataatgaaaaaaagagctATGACGAAATTAACATACTCGAGGATAATTCGaagaaattacaaaatgATATTCATACCTGGCTTCAGTCAGTAAAAAACATATCGGAAAAGACaaacaaattgaaggacATTAAGACGCAGCTTCTGAACAACATCGCCTCATTAAATGAGACACTTACGGAAGAAATTGAAaacataaaagaaataaaaaagttacaaatgGAGCAAAATCAAATATTTTCGGAAAATTGGCTCTACTTTTTGCCTTCCACATTTGACAACCTTGCTAGCCACGGGCAAGACGGCAATTTTCAAGTACTGAACTATTTGGAGAAGTTTAACAGGAGGGATGGTCTTCACGTGAGTGGTGAGAAGGCGAATCTGGAACAACCAAGCGGAACACTTGCAAATGAGGGAAACGTTCGTAAGCAGAATGCGCACACCGACGGAGGGGTGAAGTCGTCCGACTTTCACAGCTTCTGCAACGTGATCGTTCTACTGGCAGTGGTTACCTTTCTGCTCAGCTAG
- a CDS encoding 60S ribosomal protein L7ae/L30e, putative: MDEGDHSDKESVGEEIVGEDHVEDKDGKPKRSYEKMVEEIKIENSKSFISKISEPLLKKKYFKYFLKILDYAYYAKVTAMQIIKTNEQIEERKKKILKNKFVVIGITQVVKAIRKGVDGIVFLAIDVFPIDIICHMPVFCEEHKIPYTFVTTKNKLARLCKLKRSVTCLFLPKPNIDIDKFEATVNEFSSKKKISNYAKLYEKMLSGVKKNHPFFQS, encoded by the coding sequence ATGGACGAAGGAGATCACAGCGACAAGGAGAGCGTGGGAGAGGAAATTGTGGGGGAGGATCACGTGGAGGACAAGGACGGCAAACCCAAAAGGAGCTACGAAAAAATggtggaagaaataaaaatcgAAAACAGCAAGTCGTTCATCTCAAAAATTAGCGAACcattattgaaaaaaaagtattttaaatattttcttaaaatacTGGACTATGCGTATTATGCTAAAGTAACAGCCATGCAAAtcataaaaacaaatgaacagatagaagaacggaaaaaaaaaattctgaaaaaCAAGTTCGTCGTCATAGGCATAACGCAGGTTGTCAAAGCCATTAGGAAAGGAGTGGATGGCATTGTCTTCCTAGCCATAGATGTATTTCCAATAGATATCATATGTCACATGCCCGTTTTTTGTGAAGAGCATAAGATACCTTACACCTTCGTTACCACAAAGAATAAATTGGCGCGCTTGTGCAAACTAAAAAGATCAGTCACTTGCTTGTTTCTCCCTAAACCTAACATAGACATTGACAAATTTGAGGCTACCGTCAATGAGTTTAGCAGTAAGAAGAAGATTAGCAACTATGCCAAGCTCTACGAGAAGATGCTCTCCGGTGTGAAGAAGAACCATCCGTTCTTTCAGTCGTAG